Sequence from the Aromatoleum petrolei genome:
GTGCCGGTGGCGGGCCTGGCTATCGCCACCTGCGACCGGCGCACAAAGGAGCTGAGTTTTTCCTACCAGATGGATCGGGATGGGAGCTTGCCGGTCCTCGACGAACCGCTGGCGTGCCAGTTTTGTGCTCAAGTGATATGTGGCGGTCGTCCGATGCGGCTGCCGGATACGATGCTGCGCGCGCGATCGGGCGAAGCCCTCTCTCGTCACGACCGCACCGGCTGGCTGGCAATTCCGCTCATCGCGCAGCACGAAACGATTGGGGTCCTGGTGCTGAAAAGCGATCCGGAAACACATCACTCGGACGAGGACAGGGGCCTGCTCCATTTCGTCTCGGAGCAGGTTGCGATCGCGATCGACCGCGCGCAGATGAAAGATGAACTGCTGCGCGCGGCCCGATACGACGAACTGACCGGCTTGCCCAACCGGCGCCTGTTCAAGGACCGTATCAACTCCGCCGTCGCCCGATGTGTCCGCAGCCGGGGCTCCATGGCGGTTCTGTACATCGACGTCGATGACTTCAAGCAGGTCAACGATGCGCTCGGACACGCGACCGGAGACCTGTTGCTTAAGGACATCGCACGCCGACTGCAACTTTGCGTACGTGGGGCAGATACCGTTGCAAGACTTGGAGGAGACGAATTCGTGGTACTGCTCGAAGGCGTCGCGACGCAGGGTGACGCTCAGCTTGTCGTAGTCAAGATTCGTGACGCGATGCTGCCGCCGCTCGATATCGGCGGTCAGTCACTGCGGATACAGCTGAGTATTGGAGTTGCGTTGTATCCCGAGCACGGCCAAGAGCTTGAACAACTTCTGAAACACGCCGATGAGGCCATGTACTCCGATAAACGCAATACCGGCGCGGTACTGACGTATCCCGCGCCGCCCAATCCCATCGGGGGTTCCAGTCCGGCCGATCGGTGAGGACGCCGCATACAGTTTTGCGCTCGCTCGCCCGCCCAACGGTAGCGCCGCTGCATTCGGGTCCCGCAACGTCGGACCGACGATCGCCAAACGCCCTAAATACCTATAATAGTTAAGGATATTCGCGTATGCGTTCGTGCAATACTGTTCGAGCGCAGCATGGGACGGACGCGCGGAGCATTGCTGCATGACGAGGGCGGCGCACGTGAGCGTGAGGCGGTGTCGGGCGTTCCGATTCCCCGCACGACGCTCCCTGCTCGAGTCAAGGTGTCAGGTGGCGAAGGGGCTGACGCATGGACATCGTTTCTGGATTAGTCTGGAGTGCCCGGTCCGGTCCGCGCAGCAATGTGCTGCTGAACATCGCTCTCGCCGGGGCGATGTATGTCGCGGGGGGGCTGGCGGGAAGACTCCTCGCGCTTTCGCCTGGCTATGCCGCGCCGGCGTGGCCCGCCGCCGGGCTGGCGCTTGCGGCTGTTCTCGTCCTCGGCGTACGGTGCTGGCCGGGTGTCTGGGTCGGTGCGTTTCTCCTTGACCTGTGGCTGGATCGGTCCGCAACGGGAGGCGCAGTGGCGGCAATCACCGCCTCAGGGGCAACAATTCAGGCGCTTCTGGGATTCTGGCTGACCCGGCGCTTCGTCGAGGAAACGAGTCCCCATCCCCGCCATGGCGAGCTGTGGCGGCTTTTGTTTCGAGCGGGTCCGCTCGCATGCGTGGCATCGGCGACGATCGGGGTCTTGACGCTGCGCGGTTTCGGCCGCTTGGGCGACGCGGAGATCCTGAACCAGTGGATGGTCTGGTGGGCTGGCGATGTCGTCGGCGTCTTGCTGTGCATGCCGCTCGCCCTTTTGGTGTGGCCGCGTGCGCATCATCCTTGGGCGCGCGATCGGAGCGCGACCGCGCTACCTATCGTCATGACCGTTGCGCTGATCGCGGCGGGAAATGTCGGACTCGCCCGTCTGGAGCAAACGAAGGCGCAACGCGCCACCGAGCGGCTGAAGACTGAAGCGCATCAACTCGGCTTTCTGCCGCTGCCCTCGGCGATCGACGCCCTGATCGACGTCGAGCGTCTCTTCGCTGCCATGGGCGAGGTCACCCCGCGCGAGTTTTCCGTATTCGCCACTCATGTGATGAGTCGGCCGGGTCTGCTGGCTCTCGCATGGCTACCCCGCGTGGAGGCAGCGGAGCGGCCGGCTTTTGAGGCCGCGTTGCGAGGTGCGAGACTGGGCGATTTCCGGATCACCGAGCGGGCGCCCGACGGCGGGTTTTCGGATGCCGCCGCGCGCAGCGTCTATTTTCCCGGACTCTTCATCGAACCGCTGGAGCGCAATCGGGCCGCCCGCGGATTCGATTTCGCCTCACAGGCTGCCCGACGTATGGCGATGGAGCGCGCTCGGGACACTGGGCAGCCGGTCGCGACCGAAGTCCTTCCGCTCGTGCAGAACGGACGGATCGGCGTGCCCGTATTCATTCCGGTCTATCGGCAGGACGCAGCGACGGATCGCACGTCCGTCGCCGCACGGCGAGCGGCGTTGCGCGGATTCGTCATGGGGTCGTTCGAACTCGAGGCTTTGTTTGGCCCGCTCGCAAGTGCGGCGCAGGAACGCGGCCTTGGCTTCCGGGTTTCTGACGTTACGCCCGGAGACGAAGCCCGTGTCCT
This genomic interval carries:
- a CDS encoding sensor domain-containing protein; the protein is MRDFVDLMLDTTFLVDPRGRIVYVNAACQRMFGYAPEELIGQLLFDYLAPDDRARTQEEARHVMAGCPRVGFENRYLRKDGRYVNVMWSACWSAEDQLRIGVARDVTHLKRTEAIQHATYAISEAAHNATDLDGLLRQIHQIVARLVPVAGLAIATCDRRTKELSFSYQMDRDGSLPVLDEPLACQFCAQVICGGRPMRLPDTMLRARSGEALSRHDRTGWLAIPLIAQHETIGVLVLKSDPETHHSDEDRGLLHFVSEQVAIAIDRAQMKDELLRAARYDELTGLPNRRLFKDRINSAVARCVRSRGSMAVLYIDVDDFKQVNDALGHATGDLLLKDIARRLQLCVRGADTVARLGGDEFVVLLEGVATQGDAQLVVVKIRDAMLPPLDIGGQSLRIQLSIGVALYPEHGQELEQLLKHADEAMYSDKRNTGAVLTYPAPPNPIGGSSPADR